The Cervus elaphus chromosome 21, mCerEla1.1, whole genome shotgun sequence genome window below encodes:
- the GPR20 gene encoding G-protein coupled receptor 20 isoform X1, giving the protein MRTLTQGTDLVPAVEEARGALATVMASMSPLGPSAGAAPNATAAAAAAWTNISLPEMPLFHRFAQLDEQLHATFPGLWLALMAVHSIIFLAGLVLNGLALYVFGCRTRAKTPSVVYTINLVVTDLLVGLSLPARFAVFYGAPGCLRCALPHVFGYFLNMHCSILFLTCICVDRYLAIVRPDGSRRWRQPACARAVCAFVWLAAGAVTLSVLGVTTTGGPCCRIFALTVLEFLLPLLVISVFTGRIVCALSRPGLLRQGRQRRVRAMQLLLTVLVIFLVCFTPFHARQVAVALWPDVPRRASLVVYHVAVTLSSLNSCMDPIVYCFVTSSFQTTVRGLFGRRGAECEPNGCDVVSVHKSSKGSAHHHILGARPRAVTQALANGPEA; this is encoded by the exons ATGAGGACCCTCACCCAGGGCACTGATCTGGTGCCAGCCGTGGAGGAG GCCAGGGGAGCGCTGGCCACCGTCATGGCCTCCATGTCTCCCCTGGGGCCCTCGGCCGGGGCAGCCCCCAATGCCAcggcagcagcggcggcggcgtgGACCAACATCAGCCTGCCGGAGATGCCCCTGTTCCACCGGTTTGCCCAGCTGGACGAGCAGCTGCACGCCACCTTCCCGGGCCTGTGGCTGGCACTGATGGCggtgcacagcatcatcttcctgGCAGGGCTGGTGCTCAACGGGCTGGCGCTCTATGTCTTCGGCTGCCGCACGCGGGCCAAGACGCCATCAGTGGTCTACACCATCAACCTGGTGGTGACCGACCTGCTGGTGGGCCTGTCCCTGCCCGCTCGCTTCGCCGTCTTCTACGGCGCCCCCGGCTGCCTGCGTTGCGCCCTGCCACACGTCTTCGGCTACTTCCTCAACATGCACTGCTCCATCCTCTTCCTCACCTGCATCTGCGTGGACCGCTACCTGGCCATTGTGCGGCCCGACGGCTCCCGCCGCTGGCGCCAGCCGGCCTGCGCCAGGGCCGTGTGCGCCTTCGTGTGGCTGGCCGCCGGCGCCGTGACCCTGTCCGTGCTGGGCGTGACGACCACCGGCGGCCCCTGCTGCCGCATCTTCGCGCTGACCGTCCTGGAGTTCCTGCTGCCACTGCTGGTCATCAGCGTGTTCACAGGCCGCATCGTGTGCGCGCTGTCGCGGCCCGGCCTGCTGCGCCAGGGCCGCCAGCGCCGCGTGCGGGCCATGCAGCTGCTGCTCACCGTGTTGGTCATCTTCCTCGTCTGCTTCACGCCCTTCCATGCCCGCCAGGTGGCCGTGGCTCTGTGGCCCGACGTGCCACGCCGCGCCAGCCTCGTGGTCTACCACGTGGCTGTGACCCTCAGCAGCCTCAACAGCTGCATGGACCCCATCGTCTACTGCTTCGTCACCAGCAGCTTCCAGACCACCGTCCGCGGCCTCTTTGGCCGGCGAGGAGCAGAGTGCGAGCCCAACGGCTGTGACGTGGTCAGCGTGCACAAGAGCTCCAAGGGCTCAGCCCACCATCACATCCTCGGGGCCAGACCGCGAGCCGTCACGCAGGCCCTGGCTAACGGGCCTGAGGCTTAG
- the GPR20 gene encoding G-protein coupled receptor 20 isoform X2, with product MASMSPLGPSAGAAPNATAAAAAAWTNISLPEMPLFHRFAQLDEQLHATFPGLWLALMAVHSIIFLAGLVLNGLALYVFGCRTRAKTPSVVYTINLVVTDLLVGLSLPARFAVFYGAPGCLRCALPHVFGYFLNMHCSILFLTCICVDRYLAIVRPDGSRRWRQPACARAVCAFVWLAAGAVTLSVLGVTTTGGPCCRIFALTVLEFLLPLLVISVFTGRIVCALSRPGLLRQGRQRRVRAMQLLLTVLVIFLVCFTPFHARQVAVALWPDVPRRASLVVYHVAVTLSSLNSCMDPIVYCFVTSSFQTTVRGLFGRRGAECEPNGCDVVSVHKSSKGSAHHHILGARPRAVTQALANGPEA from the coding sequence ATGGCCTCCATGTCTCCCCTGGGGCCCTCGGCCGGGGCAGCCCCCAATGCCAcggcagcagcggcggcggcgtgGACCAACATCAGCCTGCCGGAGATGCCCCTGTTCCACCGGTTTGCCCAGCTGGACGAGCAGCTGCACGCCACCTTCCCGGGCCTGTGGCTGGCACTGATGGCggtgcacagcatcatcttcctgGCAGGGCTGGTGCTCAACGGGCTGGCGCTCTATGTCTTCGGCTGCCGCACGCGGGCCAAGACGCCATCAGTGGTCTACACCATCAACCTGGTGGTGACCGACCTGCTGGTGGGCCTGTCCCTGCCCGCTCGCTTCGCCGTCTTCTACGGCGCCCCCGGCTGCCTGCGTTGCGCCCTGCCACACGTCTTCGGCTACTTCCTCAACATGCACTGCTCCATCCTCTTCCTCACCTGCATCTGCGTGGACCGCTACCTGGCCATTGTGCGGCCCGACGGCTCCCGCCGCTGGCGCCAGCCGGCCTGCGCCAGGGCCGTGTGCGCCTTCGTGTGGCTGGCCGCCGGCGCCGTGACCCTGTCCGTGCTGGGCGTGACGACCACCGGCGGCCCCTGCTGCCGCATCTTCGCGCTGACCGTCCTGGAGTTCCTGCTGCCACTGCTGGTCATCAGCGTGTTCACAGGCCGCATCGTGTGCGCGCTGTCGCGGCCCGGCCTGCTGCGCCAGGGCCGCCAGCGCCGCGTGCGGGCCATGCAGCTGCTGCTCACCGTGTTGGTCATCTTCCTCGTCTGCTTCACGCCCTTCCATGCCCGCCAGGTGGCCGTGGCTCTGTGGCCCGACGTGCCACGCCGCGCCAGCCTCGTGGTCTACCACGTGGCTGTGACCCTCAGCAGCCTCAACAGCTGCATGGACCCCATCGTCTACTGCTTCGTCACCAGCAGCTTCCAGACCACCGTCCGCGGCCTCTTTGGCCGGCGAGGAGCAGAGTGCGAGCCCAACGGCTGTGACGTGGTCAGCGTGCACAAGAGCTCCAAGGGCTCAGCCCACCATCACATCCTCGGGGCCAGACCGCGAGCCGTCACGCAGGCCCTGGCTAACGGGCCTGAGGCTTAG